Proteins co-encoded in one Flavobacteriaceae bacterium MAR_2009_75 genomic window:
- a CDS encoding outer membrane putative beta-barrel porin/alpha-amylase — MTAITGKINSLERMLAVTNCNDMKNFLKIIAFVLPFFSLAQYTDVINSNRPGQSVSAYAVGRNVLQLEAGIYYEQKDHALLNTQSDIWGSEFALRYGLLFEQLELIYEGAYQNQNITFSDFGTSNNLSDFSRNRVGLKFLIYDRYKSEERNKPNLYSWRANNVFQLKNLIPSISMYGGATFNLGGNPFYVGDPTVSYRALIATQSRLSPRFVLITNFAYDRISSDFPELSYLVSLSHAFRNPKWSAFIENQGIDSDRYSDVLIRGGIAHLLGENLQVDFNLGASLKNTPSRVFVTIGGSYRLDLHKDKLKAIDDQNANENGGAIKKNSMKKKRKEKEKAGGSGAEDINLGPSKKQLRKLKKKERKQKKSEGGGAIDF; from the coding sequence TTGACCGCCATCACCGGAAAAATTAATTCATTAGAACGCATGTTAGCCGTTACCAATTGTAATGACATGAAAAACTTTTTAAAGATTATTGCATTTGTTTTACCATTCTTCAGTTTGGCGCAATACACAGATGTAATCAACTCAAATCGTCCTGGGCAATCGGTCAGTGCCTATGCTGTAGGCAGAAATGTTCTTCAGCTTGAGGCCGGTATCTATTATGAGCAAAAAGACCATGCCCTATTAAATACACAAAGTGACATTTGGGGCAGTGAATTTGCACTGAGATATGGCCTATTGTTCGAGCAGCTCGAATTGATTTACGAAGGAGCTTATCAAAACCAGAATATAACTTTCTCAGATTTCGGCACATCGAACAACCTTAGCGATTTCTCACGCAACAGAGTTGGATTGAAATTTCTGATTTATGACAGATACAAATCAGAAGAAAGAAACAAACCGAATCTTTACAGCTGGAGAGCGAATAATGTTTTTCAGCTTAAAAATCTTATTCCTTCGATTTCTATGTATGGAGGCGCAACATTTAATTTGGGAGGCAATCCGTTTTATGTAGGTGACCCAACTGTCTCATACCGAGCCTTAATAGCAACTCAAAGTAGGCTGTCACCCAGATTTGTCTTGATAACCAACTTTGCCTATGATCGTATAAGCAGTGATTTTCCTGAACTTAGTTATTTAGTGTCGCTTTCCCATGCCTTTAGAAACCCTAAATGGAGTGCATTCATAGAAAACCAAGGTATTGACAGTGATAGGTATTCAGATGTTCTCATTCGTGGGGGTATAGCCCACTTACTTGGTGAAAATTTACAGGTTGATTTCAATCTCGGCGCCAGTCTTAAAAATACCCCATCGAGAGTTTTTGTTACCATAGGCGGTTCTTATCGTTTAGACCTTCATAAAGATAAACTCAAGGCCATTGACGATCAGAATGCCAATGAAAATGGAGGTGCTATCAAGAAAAACAGCATGAAAAAGAAGCGTAAGGAAAAAGAGAAGGCAGGTGGTAGCGGTGCGGAAGATATTAATCTCGGGCCTTCAAAAAAACAACTTAGAAAACTCAAGAAAAAGGAAAGGAAGCAAAAAAAATCAGAAGGCGGCGGAGCTATTGATTTTTGA
- a CDS encoding O-antigen/teichoic acid export membrane protein gives MGIVFKQSMNNSIITYLGFGIGALNTLVLYLNFMSPKYYGLIQVILSASLVLNPILAFGVPNTLVKFYSSFKDSTRVDGFLTMMLLLPLALILPVGAIAFLGYEAIGDFLSRENPIVKGYIWHIFFIGMAMAYFEVFYGWARVQMKSVFGNFMKEVFSRVMVFIMLFLLYFNVISVELYIHIMVGVYIFRTIVMKVYAYRLHAPKLMFNFPENTRNILVYSTLIILGGSVAVVLLEVDKVMINQFIKIENVAYYSVAGFIAMVIAVPSRSMHQITYPMTAELLNKRDTQGLQRLYQKSSLTLFIISGLLFLLILLNLGDMYNLMPVAYSNGYIIFVWLGLAKLYDSLMGNNNSILYNSDYYRAVLILGVLLAVMTILLNLWLIPKFGLNGAAIASFSALFTYNTLKIAYVKLKFGMTPFTRETVIAAILIFGTGLLFYFINFPFHSIVNIIFKSLLITIFYVVILYRFRISEDVYALLSKYIKKIG, from the coding sequence ATGGGTATTGTATTTAAGCAATCAATGAACAACTCTATCATAACCTATTTAGGTTTTGGTATAGGTGCGCTTAATACCTTGGTTTTGTACCTGAATTTTATGTCGCCGAAATATTATGGTTTAATTCAGGTTATTTTATCAGCTTCATTAGTGTTGAACCCAATATTGGCATTTGGGGTACCCAATACACTGGTTAAATTTTATAGCAGTTTTAAAGATAGTACCAGGGTCGATGGTTTTTTGACCATGATGCTGCTTTTGCCTCTTGCATTGATTCTACCCGTAGGTGCAATTGCCTTTTTAGGTTATGAGGCAATAGGTGATTTTTTGTCGCGTGAAAATCCAATTGTAAAAGGGTATATATGGCACATCTTTTTCATAGGCATGGCCATGGCCTATTTTGAGGTTTTTTATGGTTGGGCGAGAGTTCAAATGAAATCTGTATTTGGCAATTTTATGAAAGAGGTTTTTTCTCGGGTCATGGTCTTCATCATGCTCTTTCTATTGTATTTTAATGTCATTTCGGTAGAGCTCTACATACACATTATGGTAGGCGTTTATATTTTTCGTACGATAGTGATGAAAGTATATGCTTATCGGCTTCATGCTCCGAAACTGATGTTTAATTTCCCTGAAAATACAAGAAATATATTGGTTTACAGCACACTGATTATATTAGGGGGTTCAGTGGCAGTGGTACTCTTGGAAGTTGACAAAGTGATGATCAATCAATTTATTAAAATCGAAAATGTGGCCTATTATAGCGTTGCGGGCTTTATAGCGATGGTCATTGCGGTACCTTCACGATCAATGCATCAGATAACTTACCCAATGACCGCTGAATTATTGAACAAAAGAGATACGCAGGGTTTACAACGATTGTATCAAAAAAGTTCATTGACTTTGTTCATTATTTCTGGTCTATTGTTTCTACTGATTTTGCTTAATCTTGGCGACATGTATAATTTAATGCCAGTGGCCTATAGCAATGGTTATATCATATTTGTATGGTTGGGCTTGGCAAAATTGTATGATTCTTTAATGGGTAATAACAACTCTATTCTCTACAATTCAGATTATTACCGTGCCGTTTTGATATTAGGGGTTCTATTGGCCGTAATGACCATTCTCTTAAACCTATGGTTAATTCCTAAGTTTGGTTTGAATGGAGCTGCAATTGCAAGTTTTTCAGCTCTTTTCACTTACAATACGTTAAAAATAGCGTATGTGAAGCTAAAATTCGGAATGACACCCTTTACTCGAGAAACAGTTATAGCTGCGATACTTATTTTTGGTACAGGCCTACTTTTCTACTTTATCAACTTCCCGTTTCATTCCATAGTAAATATTATTTTCAAGAGCTTACTCATCACAATTTTCTATGTTGTGATACTATATCGGTTTAGAATTTCTGAAGATGTTTATGCGCTACTTTCCAAATACATAAAAAAAATAGGGTAA
- a CDS encoding acetyltransferase (GNAT) family protein, with protein MVSLKEAVSKSEIKSFVKFPFSIYKDSKYWVPPIIADEMETFDKNKNPAFKNADARFFIAYKNNEPVGRIVAIVNHLEINQQKVKKMRFGWFDFIDDPEVSKCLLDKVADIGREHQLEFMEGPVGFSNLDKVGVLTEGYDHIGSMVTWYNYPYYVEHYERLGFQKEKRYVENKFPSSNADPALFTKLNGIVKKRYDLREVNFKKTKEVLPMADQMFDLFNETYSKLSSHVPITEKQKAYFKKKYISFINPDYIKFIVDKEDKLIAFAIVMPSFSVALQKANGKLFPWGIYHLLKAKKHNKDALFYLIGIHPEYQNKGVTAIIFNEYYKTFKKKGIEMCYRTPELEDNIAIRQMWKHFDPKIYKRRSTYKKYL; from the coding sequence ATGGTCTCCTTAAAAGAAGCGGTTTCAAAGAGCGAAATAAAAAGTTTCGTTAAGTTTCCCTTCTCCATTTACAAGGATTCCAAATACTGGGTGCCACCCATCATAGCAGATGAGATGGAAACCTTCGACAAAAACAAAAACCCTGCTTTTAAAAATGCCGATGCCCGTTTTTTTATCGCATACAAAAACAATGAACCCGTAGGGCGCATTGTTGCGATTGTAAATCACCTCGAAATCAATCAACAAAAAGTAAAAAAAATGCGCTTTGGTTGGTTTGATTTTATTGATGATCCAGAGGTATCTAAATGCCTACTTGATAAAGTAGCCGATATTGGCCGAGAGCATCAGCTCGAATTTATGGAAGGACCAGTGGGCTTCTCTAATTTAGACAAGGTCGGTGTTCTTACCGAGGGTTACGACCACATTGGCAGTATGGTGACCTGGTATAATTACCCGTATTACGTTGAGCATTACGAACGTTTAGGTTTTCAAAAAGAAAAGAGGTATGTTGAGAACAAGTTTCCTAGTAGTAATGCCGATCCGGCATTATTTACCAAACTAAACGGAATCGTAAAAAAAAGGTATGATTTACGTGAGGTAAATTTTAAAAAAACAAAAGAAGTTCTGCCCATGGCAGACCAAATGTTCGACCTTTTCAACGAAACATATTCGAAGTTATCATCACACGTGCCGATTACAGAGAAACAGAAAGCTTATTTCAAAAAAAAATACATCTCATTTATCAACCCTGACTACATAAAATTTATCGTTGACAAAGAAGATAAGTTGATAGCTTTCGCAATTGTTATGCCCTCCTTCTCTGTTGCTCTCCAAAAAGCTAACGGCAAATTGTTCCCGTGGGGAATATATCATTTACTTAAAGCGAAAAAACACAATAAAGACGCTTTGTTCTATTTGATAGGTATACATCCTGAGTATCAAAACAAAGGCGTTACCGCAATCATATTCAACGAGTATTACAAGACATTCAAGAAAAAAGGTATTGAAATGTGCTATCGCACACCCGAACTAGAAGATAATATTGCGATTCGTCAAATGTGGAAACACTTCGACCCAAAAATCTACAAACGCCGCTCTACTTATAAAAAGTACCTCTAA
- a CDS encoding membrane protein YfhO, whose translation MQKGFKAFFVHFFVAVFFVIAALAYFHPVLQGKVIEQSDIVQYTGMAKEQNDFRKRTGEEPYWTNSAFGGMPTYQLGAYYPHDYVKKLDRLIRFLPRPADYLFLYFIGFYILLCCLKVDYRLAIIGSLAFGFSTYMIIILGVGHNAKAHALGYLPMLLGGIILVFRKKYIWGFILSAIAMALEIGANHYQMTYYFMLLVLILGIVYLIDAIRKRQLPHFFTSVGILLIAVVLGISANATGLLATKEYADWSTRGKSQLTINPDGSSKENVDGLDREYITQYSYGIAESLDLFVPRLFGGSNGEDLGEDSKSYNFLIDQGVSRSQALNFSSGLPLYWGDQPIVAGPAYIGAIIFFLFILGLFLIREKVKWWLLGGTLMSLMLSWGKNFSVLTDLMIDYFPLYDKFRAVSSIQIVLELCAPVMAVLALRQLLRSTTEASKKMKSLKISVIIVGGLGVLLFVFKGAFDFIGPSDDYLKQNYGDELVSLIQADRRAVYNSDLMRSLIYVLLTAAAIWLYIKGKLKENIAIGTIGLLIVFDLVGVGLRYVDGENFVAKRRMTQPFTETALDKEIKKDEGVFRVYNPSEGINGARTSFYHQSIGGYHAAKPAALEDLFSFHIYKGNLNVLNMLNVKYVVQQDEEGRSYPALNPDANGNAWFISKLNKVNSADEEITALENLDTKKEAVINTAKVNSLNRFDFQVDSLATIKLSNYEPNHLTYTSNISNAGVAVFSEMYYPQGWNAYIDGQLKEHFKVNYSLRALRVPEGEHTIEFKFEPEVVQMGSQITLASSILLALAVLGGLGLTLYQKRKPEEDAHEEA comes from the coding sequence ATGCAAAAAGGATTTAAAGCCTTCTTCGTTCACTTTTTTGTAGCTGTTTTTTTCGTTATAGCCGCTTTGGCCTATTTTCACCCAGTTCTTCAGGGGAAAGTGATTGAACAGTCTGATATTGTTCAGTACACGGGTATGGCTAAAGAACAGAATGATTTTCGCAAGCGCACTGGTGAAGAGCCCTACTGGACCAATAGTGCCTTTGGGGGTATGCCGACCTATCAATTAGGTGCTTATTATCCACATGACTATGTGAAGAAATTAGATCGACTTATACGTTTCTTGCCTCGCCCTGCTGACTACCTATTTCTCTATTTTATCGGTTTTTATATTTTATTATGCTGTCTTAAAGTAGACTATCGCTTGGCTATTATCGGATCTCTCGCATTTGGTTTTTCTACCTATATGATTATCATATTGGGTGTGGGCCATAATGCAAAAGCTCATGCCTTGGGTTATTTGCCTATGCTTCTTGGAGGTATTATTCTTGTATTTCGAAAGAAATACATTTGGGGTTTTATACTTTCGGCAATTGCCATGGCATTAGAAATAGGTGCTAATCATTACCAAATGACCTATTACTTTATGCTCTTGGTACTAATACTGGGCATAGTTTATTTGATCGATGCCATAAGAAAAAGACAGTTACCCCATTTCTTTACATCTGTAGGTATTTTGTTGATTGCGGTGGTTTTGGGTATTTCAGCCAACGCCACTGGGCTATTGGCAACTAAAGAATATGCAGATTGGAGCACCCGTGGTAAATCTCAACTTACTATAAACCCTGATGGGTCGTCTAAAGAAAATGTCGATGGTCTTGATAGGGAATATATTACCCAATATAGTTATGGTATTGCAGAATCATTAGACCTTTTTGTACCCCGGCTATTTGGTGGATCAAACGGTGAAGATTTGGGTGAAGACTCAAAAAGCTATAATTTTCTCATAGACCAGGGGGTCTCTAGAAGTCAAGCTTTGAATTTTTCAAGTGGCTTACCCTTATACTGGGGAGATCAACCTATAGTTGCGGGCCCGGCTTATATTGGTGCTATTATATTTTTCTTGTTCATTCTAGGATTGTTTTTAATCAGGGAAAAGGTCAAATGGTGGCTGCTCGGCGGAACTTTAATGTCTCTGATGCTGTCTTGGGGCAAGAATTTTTCGGTTTTGACAGACTTAATGATTGATTATTTTCCGTTGTACGATAAATTCAGGGCCGTGTCTTCCATTCAGATAGTATTAGAGCTTTGCGCTCCTGTGATGGCCGTTTTAGCACTACGCCAACTCTTAAGAAGTACTACAGAGGCTTCCAAGAAAATGAAATCTTTAAAGATTTCGGTTATAATTGTCGGTGGGTTGGGCGTTCTATTATTTGTTTTCAAAGGCGCTTTCGATTTCATAGGTCCAAGTGATGACTATTTGAAACAAAATTATGGGGATGAATTGGTTTCATTGATTCAAGCTGATCGTAGGGCCGTTTACAATAGCGACTTGATGCGCTCGCTTATTTACGTTTTGCTTACGGCGGCAGCAATTTGGTTATATATAAAGGGAAAACTAAAAGAGAATATTGCTATTGGTACCATAGGCCTATTGATTGTCTTCGATTTGGTCGGTGTTGGACTGCGATATGTTGATGGTGAAAATTTTGTAGCAAAGCGAAGAATGACACAGCCATTTACTGAAACCGCTTTAGATAAAGAAATTAAGAAAGATGAAGGTGTTTTTAGGGTTTATAATCCTTCAGAAGGTATCAACGGTGCCCGCACCTCATTCTACCACCAATCAATAGGTGGTTATCATGCAGCTAAACCGGCTGCTTTAGAAGATTTGTTCAGTTTTCATATTTATAAAGGAAACTTGAATGTTCTGAACATGCTAAACGTGAAATATGTAGTGCAACAGGATGAAGAGGGTAGAAGCTACCCTGCTTTAAACCCAGATGCAAATGGTAATGCTTGGTTTATTAGCAAACTGAATAAGGTAAACAGTGCCGACGAGGAGATAACGGCGTTGGAGAATCTAGATACTAAAAAGGAGGCTGTAATAAACACTGCAAAAGTAAACTCACTCAACAGATTTGACTTTCAAGTAGATTCTTTAGCTACTATCAAACTATCCAATTATGAGCCGAACCATTTGACCTATACGTCGAATATTTCTAATGCTGGAGTAGCTGTTTTTTCCGAAATGTACTACCCCCAAGGCTGGAACGCATATATTGATGGTCAATTGAAAGAACATTTTAAGGTAAACTATAGTCTTCGAGCACTACGTGTTCCCGAGGGTGAACATACCATAGAGTTCAAGTTTGAACCTGAAGTTGTGCAGATGGGCAGTCAGATAACATTAGCATCGTCCATTCTCTTGGCCCTGGCTGTTTTAGGTGGTTTAGGTCTTACATTATACCAGAAACGTAAGCCTGAAGAAGATGCTCATGAAGAGGCTTAA
- a CDS encoding glycosyltransferase involved in cell wall biosynthesis encodes MKKVLIITYYWPPAGGPGVQRWLKFVKYLRDFDIEPVVYIPENPHYPIEDSSLVKEIPKDLTIYSQPLFEPYGAAKFLSSKKTKRISSGIIQTKNQSFIEKIMLWVRGNFFIPDARKFWVKPSVKFLTEVIESDKIDTIITTGPPHSVHLIGQQLKTNLKITWFTDFRDPWTSIGYHKKLKLTASSQKKHKIMESVVLNEADHVITTSKTTKKEFEEITSKPISVITNGYDSGYATEVDLDKSFTISHIGSLLTGRNPKNLWKTLSRIAAENAVFRADLQLEFMGVVSQDVMDSLYHYELGPYIKLKGYGSHTEAQRKQRQSQLLLLVEIDSEETKGILPGKLFEYMAAKRPILALGPKDWEAGQIISQTNSGKTFDYNSDLDLRDTILYWYAAYKKNNLISNSVDIEKYSRKSLTEDLAKIL; translated from the coding sequence ATGAAAAAAGTGCTCATTATAACATATTATTGGCCTCCCGCTGGTGGTCCCGGGGTACAACGGTGGTTGAAGTTCGTGAAATATCTTCGTGATTTTGATATCGAACCAGTAGTATATATTCCTGAGAATCCGCATTATCCTATAGAAGATTCATCTCTAGTAAAAGAAATACCCAAAGATCTGACGATTTACAGTCAACCTTTATTCGAACCCTATGGCGCGGCAAAATTCTTATCCTCTAAGAAAACAAAACGGATCAGTTCGGGTATTATTCAGACTAAGAATCAATCATTTATTGAGAAAATAATGTTGTGGGTAAGGGGTAACTTTTTTATTCCTGATGCTAGAAAGTTTTGGGTCAAACCGTCGGTCAAATTTTTAACCGAGGTAATAGAAAGTGATAAAATTGATACCATTATTACGACGGGGCCACCACATAGTGTTCATCTAATAGGCCAACAGCTTAAGACAAACCTGAAAATTACTTGGTTTACCGATTTTAGAGACCCGTGGACATCTATAGGTTATCACAAAAAATTAAAATTAACCGCGTCTTCGCAGAAAAAACATAAGATAATGGAAAGCGTGGTCTTGAATGAAGCCGATCATGTAATAACTACTAGTAAAACCACTAAAAAAGAATTTGAAGAAATTACATCTAAACCGATTTCTGTAATAACAAACGGTTATGATTCTGGGTATGCTACAGAGGTTGACCTTGATAAGAGTTTTACGATTTCACATATTGGATCGTTGCTCACGGGTAGAAACCCCAAAAATCTTTGGAAAACATTATCGAGAATTGCTGCCGAAAATGCAGTGTTCAGGGCTGATTTACAACTAGAATTTATGGGTGTTGTAAGCCAAGATGTAATGGATAGTCTGTACCATTATGAATTGGGGCCTTATATAAAATTGAAGGGTTACGGTTCGCATACCGAAGCGCAACGAAAACAAAGGCAGTCACAACTTTTATTGCTAGTAGAGATTGATTCAGAAGAAACTAAAGGAATTCTTCCGGGAAAGCTATTCGAATATATGGCAGCTAAAAGGCCTATTCTTGCACTAGGACCTAAAGATTGGGAAGCTGGTCAAATTATTTCTCAGACCAACTCGGGAAAAACTTTCGACTACAATTCTGATTTAGACCTAAGAGACACTATACTATATTGGTACGCCGCTTATAAAAAAAATAACTTGATATCGAATTCTGTTGATATCGAAAAGTATAGTCGAAAATCGTTGACCGAAGACTTGGCTAAAATTCTTTAA
- a CDS encoding signal transduction histidine kinase, with translation MQPKVFEGLWYMYRLQFSLQEFLPKPLVMKYLFTFFRMLFYLFAIFLLFPLQIVANSPFDLKYSDDELVKNNLSKSSEAYIAYLSKKAKLVVRDDPTTAYHIGEKLIAFGESNSIEQSIAKGKQIIARASMLKVVNDKSFKLAREALEYAKKIGADSVYLDCINILGIGHLRKKEFHKVFEYNQLGLNHALTIGNWEKRLKFTTNAGVILSIIKEYDKALMYFDKSLELLLTQPENLHLAQIYMNKADLYYNQKKYDFAKKEVLNSFKILENIDDKLTKTEGYIILGKVNLEHKNLESAQNYFTKALKLLEGREDTKRIVETNLGLAKVQLLSQNYAEAKDFGFLALELANKSNYNNGKLEASLLMHKINTALDDFKEANNYLVSYTKLSDSLEVATSETKLKVSLAEMNFKNTEQTIRLESNRNLKRQKYILYTTITLLLILLNITFFVVHNEKQQKSLNKELHLSKVELEERSKVLHQSNENKTKLFSIISHDLKGPMNSFKDLVSMINRGKLSKDDLLHFAPKFENSLDGLLFTLNNLLTWGKTQMDGIKTIPAKINMGEIVNANISLLSEIANKKSIELMNEFGEDELAWADKDQVDIVLRNLLSNAIKFTPINGTINVGCNAQDKMLEIYVKDSGVGMSRDVQKHIFENDTNFTTYGTKGEKGTGLGLMVCKEMVENNGGEISVDSQEGSGSCFYFTIPKYCNQNLS, from the coding sequence GTGCAACCAAAAGTTTTTGAAGGCTTGTGGTATATGTACCGTCTGCAGTTTAGTCTTCAAGAATTTCTACCCAAACCGCTAGTGATGAAGTATTTGTTTACTTTTTTTAGAATGCTATTCTATCTCTTTGCAATTTTCCTTTTGTTTCCATTGCAAATAGTAGCGAACAGCCCTTTTGATTTGAAATATTCTGATGACGAATTGGTTAAAAATAATTTGAGCAAAAGTAGTGAAGCCTATATAGCCTACTTGAGTAAAAAAGCAAAACTAGTTGTCAGAGACGATCCCACTACCGCATATCATATAGGTGAGAAATTGATTGCATTTGGTGAATCTAACAGCATAGAGCAGAGCATAGCCAAAGGAAAACAGATAATCGCAAGAGCATCGATGCTCAAAGTGGTAAATGACAAAAGTTTTAAATTGGCTAGAGAAGCTTTGGAATATGCCAAAAAAATCGGTGCCGATTCCGTATATCTAGATTGCATAAACATTTTGGGTATCGGTCATTTAAGAAAAAAAGAATTCCATAAGGTTTTTGAATATAATCAATTAGGCTTAAATCATGCTCTTACTATTGGTAATTGGGAGAAGAGACTGAAATTCACTACCAACGCAGGTGTGATTCTTTCGATAATCAAAGAGTATGATAAGGCTTTAATGTATTTCGACAAGTCACTAGAATTGCTTTTAACTCAACCCGAAAATCTTCATTTGGCCCAAATATATATGAACAAGGCCGATTTATATTATAACCAAAAAAAATATGATTTTGCCAAGAAAGAGGTTTTAAATTCATTTAAAATTCTTGAAAATATTGATGATAAATTAACAAAAACCGAGGGTTATATAATTTTAGGTAAAGTTAATCTTGAACATAAAAATCTGGAGTCTGCCCAAAATTATTTTACAAAGGCTCTTAAACTATTGGAAGGTAGAGAAGATACCAAACGAATTGTAGAAACTAATCTGGGATTGGCCAAAGTTCAACTTTTAAGCCAAAACTATGCAGAAGCTAAAGACTTTGGCTTTTTGGCTTTAGAGTTGGCGAATAAATCAAATTATAATAACGGAAAGTTAGAAGCTTCGTTATTGATGCACAAAATAAATACGGCACTCGACGACTTTAAAGAAGCCAATAATTATTTGGTCAGTTATACGAAACTCTCCGATTCTTTAGAGGTGGCAACGAGCGAAACTAAATTAAAAGTTTCCTTGGCCGAAATGAATTTTAAGAATACAGAGCAAACCATACGTCTAGAATCAAACCGAAATTTAAAACGTCAAAAATATATACTTTATACTACTATAACCTTACTTCTAATTTTACTGAACATTACTTTCTTCGTGGTTCATAATGAAAAACAGCAAAAATCTTTAAACAAAGAACTGCATTTAAGCAAAGTCGAGCTAGAAGAAAGGTCTAAAGTGCTACACCAAAGCAATGAAAACAAAACCAAATTATTTTCAATCATAAGTCATGATTTAAAAGGCCCTATGAATTCATTTAAAGATTTGGTGAGTATGATCAATAGGGGAAAATTATCAAAAGATGACCTCTTGCATTTTGCACCGAAGTTCGAAAATAGTTTAGATGGTCTTCTTTTTACATTGAATAATCTATTGACTTGGGGAAAGACTCAAATGGATGGTATAAAGACAATTCCAGCGAAAATTAACATGGGCGAAATCGTCAATGCTAATATTTCGCTTTTATCGGAAATAGCTAATAAAAAGTCTATTGAACTAATGAACGAATTTGGTGAAGATGAGTTGGCTTGGGCAGATAAAGACCAAGTGGATATTGTTCTAAGAAACCTGCTTAGTAACGCAATTAAATTTACACCCATAAATGGTACTATAAACGTAGGCTGTAATGCACAAGATAAAATGCTTGAAATTTATGTGAAGGACTCAGGAGTTGGAATGAGCCGTGATGTACAAAAACATATTTTTGAAAACGATACGAATTTCACTACATATGGCACCAAAGGAGAAAAAGGTACGGGCCTTGGTTTAATGGTTTGCAAAGAGATGGTTGAGAATAATGGTGGTGAGATATCGGTGGATAGTCAGGAGGGGAGTGGCTCTTGCTTTTATTTTACCATACCTAAATATTGCAATCAAAATTTAAGTTGA